One window of the Colletotrichum destructivum chromosome 4, complete sequence genome contains the following:
- a CDS encoding Putative sugar transporter, major facilitator superfamily, MFS transporter superfamily — MAHLDANASNAVKPVNPVGRGDDKDGISTASASASGAAAAGDADTKPEPPQPPQEAGWFHWHEPGTSPEEKKLIFKLDWFLLSFGCLMYFIKQLDQNNISNAYVSGMSEELGFGPGNELSWMNTYFNVGTIVGGSFANLVITVVRPRFWLTGCLFTWSLFVLFLFKCQSAHQFYVLRFFIGLFESAAWPGVMYVLGSWYRKSELSRRSGLFVMSGVLGQMFSGYLQSALYTGMGGKGGLSAWRWLFIFDFILAIPVVVYGVICFPDTPHTTNAFYLSEWERQRARERIEEEGRKPVGKMNWSVVARVFGSWQVYAFTAAYCFWTLTCGSYIIQYFTLYLKSTKMYTVPEINNIPTCVGAVNFVFMVSTGYVSDKIGRRGPVCFAVGCLLTFVYAVLAAWTVPHTLRVAVFVLAGCYGCYTPLLAGWTNEACGGDQQKRAFVLGFMVSVGQAVVIPFQQLQMPSGQAPAFAKTHGWESALAFVVALTVWTGVGLPFLQKWRESKVQVGTHESDSDEA, encoded by the exons ATGGCGcacctcgacgccaacgcctcCAATGCCGTCAAACCTGTTAACCCTGTCGGCCGGGGCGACGACAAAGACGGCATCTCAActgcctccgcctccgcctccggtgccgccgctgccggcgatgccgacacAAAGCCGGAGCCCCCACAACCGCCGCAGGAGGCCGGATGGTTCCACTGGCATGAGCCCGGCACCtcgcccgaggagaagaagctgatTTTCAAGCTCGACTGGTTTCTGCTGTCCTTTGGCTGTCTCATGTACTTTATCAAACAG CTCGACCAAAACAACATCTCCAACGCCTACGTGTCCGGCATgtccgaggagctcggcttcggcccCGGCAACGAGCTCTCGTGGATGAACACCTACTTCAACGTcggcaccatcgtcggcggctccTTCGCCAACCTCGTCATCACCGTCGTCCGCCCGCGCTTCTGGCTGACCGGCTGCCTCTTCACCTGGTCCCTCTTCGtgctcttcctcttcaagTGCCAGAGCGCCCACCAGTTCTACGTCCTGCGCTTCTTCATCGGCCTCTTCGAGTCCGCCGCCTGGCCAGGCGTCATGTACGTTCTCGGCTCCTGGTACCGCAAGAGCGAGCTGTCGCGCCGCTCGGGCTTATTCGTCATGAGCGGCGTTCTCGGCCAGATGTTCTCGGGCTACCTGCAATCCGCTCTTTACACAGGAAtgggcggcaagggtggcCTGTCGGCGTGGCGCTGGTTGTTCATCTTTGacttcatcctcgccatccctGTCGTGGTGTACGGCGTT ATTTGCTTCCCCGACACCCCCCACACAACAAACGCCTTCTACCTCAGCGAGTGGGAGCGGCAGCGCGCCCGCGAgcgcatcgaggaggagggccgcaAGCCCGTCGGCAAGATGAACTggtccgtcgtcgcccgcgtctTCGGCTCCTGGCAGGTCTACGCCTTCACGGCGGCCTACTGCTTCTGGACCCTCACCTGCGGCTCCTACATCATCCAGTACTTCACCCTGTACCTCAAGTCAACCAAGATGTACACGGTGCCCGAGATCAACAACATCCCGACCtgcgtcggcgccgtcaactTCGTCTTCATGGTCTCGACCGGCTACGTCTCGGACAAGatcggccgccgcgggcctgtctgcttcgccgtcggctgcCTGCTGACCTTTGTCTACGCCGTGCTAGCCGCCTGGACGGTGCCGCACACCCTgcgcgtcgccgtcttcgtgCTCGCCGGCTGCTACGGCTGCTACACGCCCCTGCTGGCCGGCTGGACCAACGaggcctgcggcggcgaccagcaGAAGCGCGCCTTCGTGCTCGGCTTCATGGTCTCGgtcggccaggccgtcgtcatccccTTCCAGCAGTTGCAGATGCCGAGCGGCCAGGCGCCGGCCTTCGCCAAGACCCACGGCTGGGAGAGCGcgctcgccttcgtcgtcgccttgaCCGTCTGGACGGGCGTTGGGCTGCCGTTCCTGCAGAAGTGGCGGGAGTCCAAGGTCCAGGTCGGCACGCACGagagcgacagcgacgaggcTTGA